The proteins below come from a single Kosakonia sp. SMBL-WEM22 genomic window:
- the dinF gene encoding MATE family efflux transporter DinF produces the protein MALLTASDKALWRLALPMILSNITVPLLGLVDTAVIGHLDSPVYLGGVAIGATATSFLFMLLLFLRMSTTGLTAQAFGAKNPSALTRALVQPLLLALGAGAAIALLRSPLIDLALHITGGSEAVLAQARRFLEIRWLSAPASLGNMVLLGWLLGVQYARAPVILLVVGNLFNILLDLWLVMGLHMNVQGAALATVIAEYVTFFIGLLMVWQVLRRQAISLSMLTSAWRGGVRRLLALNRDIMLRSLLLQLCFGSITVLGARVGSETVAANAVLMMFLTFTAYALDGFAYAVEAHSGQAYGARDGSQLLHVWRAACRQAGFVALAFALVYALAGSMIIALLTSIPELQAVAGHYLIWQVVLPLVGVWCYLLDGMFVGATRAAEMRNSMAVAAAGFGLTLLTVPLLGNHGLWLSLTVFLALRGITLALIWRHHWRNGSWFANAEGA, from the coding sequence ATGGCGCTGTTAACCGCATCCGACAAAGCTCTGTGGCGGCTTGCGCTGCCGATGATTTTATCCAATATTACCGTTCCACTGCTGGGCTTAGTCGATACGGCAGTAATCGGTCATCTGGATAGCCCCGTCTACCTCGGCGGCGTGGCGATTGGTGCAACGGCAACCAGCTTCCTCTTTATGCTGCTGCTGTTTCTGCGTATGAGCACCACCGGGCTGACCGCCCAGGCATTCGGTGCGAAAAATCCCTCAGCGCTGACGCGTGCGCTTGTGCAGCCTCTGCTGCTGGCGCTCGGCGCGGGTGCTGCCATCGCGTTGTTACGCTCGCCGCTAATCGACCTGGCGCTGCACATTACCGGCGGCAGCGAGGCGGTGCTGGCGCAGGCGCGCCGCTTTCTTGAGATCCGCTGGCTTAGTGCACCAGCCTCGCTGGGTAATATGGTGCTGCTTGGCTGGCTGCTCGGCGTCCAGTATGCCCGCGCCCCGGTGATATTATTGGTGGTGGGTAACCTCTTCAACATCCTCCTCGACCTCTGGCTGGTGATGGGGCTGCATATGAATGTGCAGGGCGCCGCACTCGCCACGGTTATCGCGGAGTACGTCACCTTCTTTATCGGCTTGCTGATGGTGTGGCAGGTCTTACGCCGGCAGGCTATCTCGCTCTCAATGCTAACATCCGCATGGCGCGGCGGCGTTCGCCGTTTGTTGGCTCTCAACCGCGATATCATGCTGCGCTCGCTGCTGCTGCAACTCTGTTTCGGCTCCATCACCGTGTTGGGCGCGCGCGTTGGCAGCGAAACGGTCGCTGCCAACGCGGTGCTGATGATGTTTCTCACCTTTACCGCCTATGCGCTGGATGGCTTTGCCTATGCCGTTGAGGCCCACTCCGGGCAGGCTTACGGCGCGCGCGATGGCAGCCAACTGCTGCATGTCTGGCGTGCGGCCTGTCGTCAGGCAGGGTTTGTGGCGCTCGCGTTTGCTCTTGTCTACGCGCTGGCGGGCAGCATGATTATTGCGCTGTTGACCTCCATTCCTGAACTGCAGGCGGTGGCCGGACACTATCTTATCTGGCAGGTGGTACTGCCACTGGTGGGAGTGTGGTGCTATTTGCTCGACGGCATGTTTGTGGGCGCAACGCGCGCGGCTGAAATGCGTAACAGTATGGCGGTTGCCGCTGCCGGTTTTGGCCTGACCCTGCTGACGGTGCCGTTGCTTGGCAATCACGGTTTATGGCTCTCTCTTACGGTGTTCCTCGCGCTACGCGGTATCACACTGGCGCTCATCTGGCGGCATCACTGGCGCAACGGCAGCTGGTTCGCTAATGCTGAGGGTGCATAA
- the lexA gene encoding transcriptional repressor LexA — MKALTARQQEVFDLIRDRITQTGMPPTRAEIAQQLGFRSPNAAEEHLKALARKGVIEIVSGASRGLRLLLEEENDAGLPLIGRVAAGEPLLAQQHIESHYQVDPNLFKPHADFLLRVSGMSMKDIGIMDGDLLAVHKTQDARNGQVIVARIEDEVTVKRLKKHGNTVELLAENSDFSPIVVDLRKQNFTIEGLAVGVIRNGEWL, encoded by the coding sequence ATGAAAGCATTAACGGCCAGGCAGCAAGAGGTGTTCGATCTGATTCGCGATCGCATCACCCAAACCGGTATGCCACCGACGCGTGCGGAAATCGCACAGCAATTGGGGTTCCGTTCCCCAAATGCAGCCGAAGAACACCTTAAAGCGCTGGCGCGCAAAGGGGTGATCGAAATCGTATCTGGCGCATCGCGCGGTCTTCGCCTGCTGCTGGAAGAGGAAAACGATGCCGGTCTACCGCTGATTGGTCGCGTCGCTGCGGGTGAGCCGCTGCTGGCGCAGCAGCATATCGAAAGCCACTATCAGGTCGATCCAAATCTCTTTAAACCCCATGCTGACTTCCTGCTGCGCGTTAGCGGGATGTCGATGAAAGATATCGGTATCATGGATGGCGACCTGCTGGCGGTACATAAAACGCAGGATGCGCGTAACGGTCAGGTTATCGTTGCCCGTATCGAAGATGAAGTGACGGTGAAACGCCTGAAAAAACATGGCAACACCGTTGAACTGCTGGCAGAAAACAGCGACTTCTCGCCGATCGTGGTCGATTTGCGCAAACAGAACTTCACCATTGAAGGGCTGGCGGTCGGCGTGATCCGTAACGGTGAATGGCTGTAA
- a CDS encoding diacylglycerol kinase: protein MANNTTGFIRIIKAAGYSWKGVRAAWINEAAFRQEGVAVVVAIIIAAFLDIDVITRVLLIGSVTLVMIVEILNSAIEAVVDRIGPEFHELSGRAKDMGSAAVLMTILLALFTWISLLWSHFR from the coding sequence ATGGCCAATAATACCACCGGTTTTATCCGGATCATTAAAGCCGCAGGATATTCGTGGAAAGGTGTACGCGCAGCCTGGATCAATGAAGCTGCTTTTCGCCAGGAGGGCGTAGCTGTTGTTGTGGCTATTATTATTGCTGCATTTTTGGATATAGATGTCATTACTCGCGTCCTGCTTATTGGCTCGGTCACGCTGGTGATGATTGTCGAAATCCTCAATAGCGCTATCGAAGCGGTTGTGGACCGTATCGGCCCTGAATTCCATGAGCTTTCCGGCCGGGCAAAGGATATGGGCTCGGCAGCGGTGCTGATGACAATTTTACTGGCGCTCTTTACCTGGATCTCGCTTCTTTGGTCACATTTTCGATAG
- the plsB gene encoding glycerol-3-phosphate 1-O-acyltransferase PlsB codes for MSGWPRIYYKLLNLPLSVLVKSKSIPAEPAQELGLDTSRPIMYVLPYNSKADLMTLREQCLAHELPDPLEPLEIDGALLPRYVFIHGGPRVFTYYTPKEESIKLFHDYLDLHRSHPDLDVQMVPVSVMFGRSPGREKGEINPPLRMLNGIQKFFAVSWLGRDSFVRFSPPVSLRRMATEHGTDKIIAQKLARVARMHFARQRLAAVGPRLPARQDLFNKLLSSKAIARAVEDEARSKKISHDKAQQNAIALMEEIAANFSYEMIRLTDRILGFTWNRLYQGINVHNAERVRQLAHEGHEIVYVPCHRSHMDYLLLSYVLYHQGLVPPHIAAGINLNFWPAGPVFRRLGAFFIRRTFKGNKLYSTVFREYLGELFSRGYSVEYFVEGGRSRTGRLLDPKTGTLSMTIQAMLRGGTRPITLVPIYIGYEHVMEVGTYAKELRGATKEKESLLQMLRGLSKLRNLGQGYVNFGEPIPLMNYLNHHVPEWRESIDPIEAIRPAWLTPTVNSIAADLMVRINNAGAANAMNLCCTALLASRQRSLTREQLTEQLDCYLELMRNVPYSPDSTAPSASAAELIAHALQMNKFEVEKDTIGDIIILPREQAVLMTYYRNNIAHMLMLPSLIAAIVTQHRAISRGEILRHVELLYPMLKAELFLRWENAELAEVLDKLIQELVRQGLITLKEELLSINPAHSRTLQLLAAGARETLQRYAITFWLLSANPAMNRSTLEKESRTLAQRLSVLHGINAPEFFDKAVFSTLVLTLRDEGYISDTGDADPSRTLGVYQMLAELMTSDVRLTIESATQAE; via the coding sequence ATGTCCGGCTGGCCACGAATTTACTACAAATTACTGAACTTACCATTAAGCGTGCTGGTAAAAAGTAAATCGATCCCCGCAGAACCTGCACAGGAACTGGGGCTCGACACATCACGACCTATTATGTATGTGCTGCCTTATAACTCAAAGGCAGACTTAATGACCTTGCGCGAGCAGTGCCTGGCGCATGAATTACCCGATCCCCTCGAACCACTGGAGATCGATGGCGCGCTGCTGCCACGCTATGTGTTCATTCACGGCGGCCCGCGCGTATTTACCTATTACACGCCGAAAGAAGAGTCGATAAAACTGTTCCATGACTACCTGGATTTACACCGTAGCCATCCCGATCTGGATGTGCAGATGGTGCCGGTATCAGTGATGTTCGGTCGCTCGCCAGGGCGTGAAAAGGGTGAAATCAATCCGCCGTTGCGCATGCTCAACGGTATTCAGAAATTCTTCGCTGTTTCGTGGCTTGGTCGCGACAGCTTTGTGCGCTTCTCCCCGCCCGTTTCGCTGCGCCGCATGGCGACCGAACACGGTACGGATAAGATCATCGCGCAAAAACTGGCTCGCGTGGCACGTATGCACTTCGCACGCCAGCGTCTGGCCGCTGTTGGCCCACGTCTGCCCGCGCGTCAGGATCTCTTCAATAAGCTCCTGTCGTCGAAAGCGATTGCCCGTGCGGTGGAAGATGAAGCACGCAGCAAAAAGATCTCCCATGATAAGGCGCAGCAAAACGCTATCGCGCTGATGGAAGAGATTGCCGCTAACTTCTCTTACGAGATGATTCGCCTGACTGACCGTATCCTCGGCTTTACGTGGAACCGGCTCTATCAGGGGATCAACGTGCACAACGCCGAGCGCGTTCGTCAGCTGGCGCATGAAGGCCACGAAATTGTCTATGTCCCCTGCCACCGCAGCCACATGGACTACCTGCTGCTCTCCTATGTGCTGTATCACCAGGGTCTGGTGCCGCCGCACATTGCAGCCGGGATCAACCTCAACTTCTGGCCCGCCGGTCCGGTTTTCCGCCGTCTTGGCGCCTTCTTTATTCGCCGTACTTTTAAAGGCAATAAGCTCTACTCGACGGTGTTCCGTGAATATTTAGGCGAGCTCTTCAGCCGCGGTTATTCGGTGGAATATTTCGTTGAGGGCGGCCGCTCGCGCACCGGGCGCCTGCTCGATCCGAAAACAGGCACCCTGTCGATGACCATTCAGGCGATGCTGCGCGGCGGTACGCGCCCCATCACGCTGGTACCAATCTATATCGGCTACGAGCATGTGATGGAGGTCGGTACCTACGCCAAAGAGCTACGCGGCGCGACGAAAGAGAAAGAGAGCCTGCTGCAGATGCTGCGCGGCCTCAGCAAACTGCGTAACCTCGGACAGGGCTATGTGAACTTCGGCGAGCCAATCCCGCTGATGAACTACCTGAACCACCATGTGCCGGAGTGGCGTGAGTCGATCGATCCGATTGAAGCGATCCGTCCGGCATGGCTGACGCCGACGGTTAATAGCATCGCTGCCGATCTGATGGTTCGCATCAACAATGCCGGTGCGGCAAACGCCATGAACCTCTGCTGTACGGCGCTGCTGGCTTCACGCCAGCGCTCGCTGACGCGTGAGCAGCTGACCGAGCAGCTCGACTGCTACCTTGAGCTGATGCGCAATGTGCCCTACTCCCCGGACTCTACCGCGCCATCAGCCAGCGCCGCTGAGCTTATCGCTCACGCGCTGCAGATGAACAAATTTGAGGTCGAGAAGGACACCATCGGCGATATCATCATCCTGCCGCGCGAGCAGGCGGTGCTGATGACCTATTACCGCAACAACATTGCGCACATGCTGATGCTGCCGTCGCTGATCGCAGCGATAGTGACTCAACATCGCGCCATCTCACGCGGTGAAATTCTGCGTCATGTGGAACTGCTCTACCCGATGCTGAAAGCCGAGCTGTTCCTGCGCTGGGAAAATGCAGAGCTGGCAGAGGTACTGGATAAGCTGATTCAGGAGCTGGTGCGCCAGGGGCTGATTACTCTGAAAGAGGAGCTTCTCAGTATTAATCCGGCGCATTCACGCACCCTGCAGCTGCTGGCCGCAGGCGCGCGCGAGACGCTGCAGCGTTATGCCATCACCTTCTGGCTGCTGAGTGCCAATCCGGCGATGAACCGCAGTACGCTGGAGAAAGAGAGCCGTACGCTGGCGCAGCGCCTGTCGGTGCTGCACGGTATTAATGCACCGGAGTTCTTCGATAAAGCGGTCTTCAGCACGCTGGTGCTGACGCTGCGCGACGAGGGGTATATCAGCGATACCGGAGACGCCGATCCGTCACGCACGCTTGGCGTCTACCAGATGCTGGCAGAACTGATGACGTCGGATGTGCGTTTAACGATTGAGAGCGCGACGCAAGCGGAGTGA
- the ubiA gene encoding 4-hydroxybenzoate octaprenyltransferase: MEWSLTPTKLLAFHRLMRTDKPIGALLLLWPTLWALWVATPGVPPLWILLVFVAGVWLMRAAGCVVNDYADRKFDGHVKRTANRPLPSGAVTENEARGLFIILVLLAFALVLTLNLMTILLSVAALGLAWIYPFMKRYTHLPQVVLGAAFGWSIPMAFAAVSESVPLSCWIMFFANILWAVAYDTEYAMVDRDDDVKIGIKSTAILFGRHDKLIIGILQIMVMAMMAAVGWLNGLGWIYYATVLIAGALFVYQQVLIADRERDACFKAFLNNNYVGLVLFLGLAVSYLHV, encoded by the coding sequence ATGGAGTGGAGTCTCACGCCAACTAAACTGTTGGCCTTTCATCGGCTAATGCGTACGGACAAACCGATTGGTGCGCTGTTACTGCTGTGGCCGACGCTGTGGGCGCTGTGGGTGGCAACGCCTGGCGTACCGCCGCTGTGGATTTTGTTAGTGTTTGTCGCCGGCGTCTGGCTGATGCGCGCGGCGGGCTGTGTGGTGAATGATTACGCCGATCGTAAGTTTGATGGGCACGTAAAGCGTACTGCAAATCGGCCTTTGCCGAGCGGCGCGGTGACGGAAAATGAGGCGCGCGGGCTGTTTATCATCCTCGTGCTGCTGGCCTTTGCGCTGGTGCTTACCCTCAATCTGATGACGATCCTGCTCTCGGTCGCGGCGCTGGGTCTGGCGTGGATCTACCCCTTTATGAAGCGCTATACGCATCTGCCGCAGGTGGTGCTGGGCGCGGCGTTTGGCTGGTCGATACCGATGGCATTTGCCGCTGTCAGTGAATCTGTGCCGCTGAGCTGCTGGATTATGTTCTTCGCCAATATTCTGTGGGCGGTAGCCTATGACACCGAATACGCGATGGTCGATCGCGACGATGATGTGAAGATTGGCATTAAGTCGACGGCGATCCTCTTTGGACGCCATGACAAGCTGATTATCGGCATTTTGCAGATAATGGTGATGGCGATGATGGCGGCAGTTGGCTGGCTGAACGGGCTGGGGTGGATCTATTACGCCACCGTACTGATCGCCGGGGCGCTGTTTGTTTATCAGCAGGTGCTGATTGCAGACCGCGAACGCGATGCCTGTTTTAAAGCCTTCCTGAACAATAACTACGTTGGCCTGGTGCTGTTTCTGGGGCTGGCGGTGAGTTATCTGCACGTATAG
- the ubiC gene encoding chorismate lyase — MSHPALTQLRALRYLDAIPALEPQLLEWLLLEDSMTKRFEQQGKKVTVTLIREGFVTSDEIAEERDHLPDEARYWLREILLCADGEPWLAGRTVVPESTLSGPELALQKLGNTPLGRYLFTSSTLTRDFIDIGRHEQLWGRRSRLRLGGKPLMLTELFLPASPLY, encoded by the coding sequence ATGTCACATCCTGCGCTTACGCAATTGCGTGCGCTTCGCTACCTGGACGCCATCCCCGCGCTGGAACCGCAACTGCTTGAGTGGCTGTTGCTGGAAGATTCGATGACCAAACGTTTTGAACAACAGGGCAAAAAGGTTACGGTTACGCTGATCCGCGAGGGGTTTGTCACGTCTGACGAGATTGCCGAAGAGCGCGATCACCTACCCGATGAAGCTCGTTACTGGCTGCGGGAAATCCTGCTCTGCGCCGACGGAGAGCCCTGGCTTGCCGGTCGCACCGTGGTGCCCGAGTCAACCCTGAGCGGGCCGGAACTGGCGCTGCAAAAGCTGGGCAACACGCCGCTGGGGCGATATCTTTTCACCTCTTCTACACTTACGCGTGACTTTATTGATATTGGACGCCACGAGCAGTTATGGGGGCGGCGCTCCCGCCTGCGTCTCGGCGGTAAACCGCTGATGTTGACCGAACTGTTTCTGCCCGCGTCACCGCTGTACTAA
- a CDS encoding CsbD family protein, with amino-acid sequence MNKDEVGGNWKQFKGTVKEKWGKLTDDDMTVIEGKRDQLVGKIQERYGYAKDEAEKEVTDWETRNEYRW; translated from the coding sequence ATGAACAAAGACGAAGTCGGCGGTAACTGGAAACAGTTTAAAGGTACTGTTAAAGAGAAATGGGGCAAGTTGACCGATGACGATATGACCGTTATCGAAGGTAAACGTGACCAGCTGGTAGGTAAGATCCAGGAGCGTTACGGTTACGCGAAAGACGAAGCGGAGAAGGAAGTTACGGATTGGGAAACGCGTAACGAATACCGCTGGTAG